cacttccccttcctgttttcccttcccctttcttctttatcctttcccctttcctgttcacctttccccttcctctttcccttcccccttcctctacccacctttcctcttccctctccgtttccactttcttttccctttcctcttccccttcctcgTGCcacctctcctccttctcccgtttcccttcccctttctcttcctctcccactttccccttctctttccccttttccctttcctctcccctttctcccctctctcccacTGCAGTCGGAGCAGGGACTCCAGCTTGATgagcttttgctttgtttttttttttctgttgtagtCACAAATTAATCTTTGCTGTCAGGGGATAAAGGCCGGGACAGATGGCTCCGGGGAGAGACCGGGAGGCCCGAGGTGACGCGGCCGGCAGGAGCCCTGCGGCGAATGGCAGCATCGCTGCGGGGTCGTCACATCGCGTCGGCCTCCCGGGCCAGGAGCGAAGGGTCACTACGAGTGCCCAGGGAGGGGATGCCGGCGGCCAGGGGGGATGTGGAAGCCCCTCGCCACATTTCAGAGCCCGTTGTCATCCCCACCCGGTGACACTTTCAGGCCACACTCCCCTGAGCCGGGCAGGCGGGGGGTGTCGGGGGGTCGGCGGGGGCTCAGCTCAGTCTCTCCTCTCTGTGCCCCGCAGCCACGAGCCAGGAGCCCGTCAGCATGGCGGGACAGTGCGACACCATCTACAAGGGCTTCGCCAGCTGCCTCATCAGCCTAGGGGACAGCATGGCCCAGAGCGtccggcagcagcagcaggaggagggcggcgaggaggagcaggagctggacacCATCTGCAAGTGAGTGTCCCTGTGGGAGCCGCTGGGACGGCGGGGTGACCTGCCACCAGCATTCCCCCCGACTCCCGCCCTCCTCCCCAGGTCCTGGGATGACTTCCACACCTGCGCCAGCGAGGTGCTGTCCAGATGCCCCGTGGAAGCGGCCACCATCTGGGAGTCGCTGCGCCAGGAGTCCCGCAAGATCCAGTTCCAGGGGaacctgcaggagctgtgcagcgCCCGGGGCCGCCTGGCCAGCGCCCAGGGCTCGCCGGCCGCTGAGACCAACCAGGCCACGCTGCGGGGCTCGGCCACCCCCCTGCACCCCCGtctgctggccctgctggccctgccgctgctgctgccccgGCTCTAGCCCTGCTCGCCCGCGGGGTACCCAGGTGATGCCGGGTCGGTCCCCCCGGGTGCTGGCCGGTCCCCGCCACGCCCACCTCCCTCCCGGGCATCTCTCATGGGGCAAGgtcctctcctgcagcacttcagatggatttatatttatattaaaagacACTTTTACATTTCCCCTGTCTCTCTGCCATGGGATGCCCCTCGAGCCCCTTCCCAAGCTCCGTGTTTGCACtgggggctggagaggagatGCTCCCAGCACCAGTCCCCAAGGAGGGTCAATGGGAGGGTCTGTGACTCCATTCCCCCAGTGTATTGCCCATGGCCATGCCACGCAGTCCATAGACCATGGACAGCCCCAGGAACAGGCGATTCCCATTGCCTTGGTGCTCCctgacagctgcttttcaggGCTGGGCATAGCAGATATTCCCTGGTGGGTCAAATGTTTTATTCGTTTTAAAGGGTACCTTAGGAAAACGCAGGGTGCAGATTTCTTTGTCCTTTTGGCAGCCAATAGCTTGTGCTCTGATGTATTACAGTATcccgcagtggtagggaggagaagagagatccaacaggcaggaattgtgcggcaagattgatttatttaattatttgacaaactcttttatagacttttttcttcatagtctaattgttcaaaggatcagccatcccttggggtgattggctaaaattCTAAAACATccactgtcaaaatatttttctactgtaccataaacaaagctttgcaaggtcgcaggtgaTCACAgcttatagaactctgctaatatcttccgtgagagagaaaaatatctcatgggactggaaagaagcaagaaaaattcttgctagcagcaatattgtatccacacTGATGGGTAACTCCAGTGACAGTTTCTGTTTTCCACCCCTTTTATTCTGGCCATATTCGTGGTCATGAAGAAAACTATGGTTTGCAGGGCagagaggtttgggtttttttaaccaaggTGATGAAGGTGAAAAAAACAGGGAACTGAAACTCTCTCTATCCAGGTCCACATGGAACTTGTTGAAGTTAAACCTAGATGATTTGGGGGTGTTTAATTCAGCTAAATTTGTGTCTATCAGTGGAAGATGCTGTAATTCCCATCCCTATCGCTGTTATGCTGAaaatttgggatatttttttcccagctactAAAACCCACTGTGCAAACCAACTCCCCTAGGCCTGGGCTGGCGAGGCAGCTCATTCTCCTGGGCACAGCCATCACTCCCCACCTGCCACCTAAAGGGCCACTGGAATTGCAAATGGGCCAccccagctgtggcacagaCCACGGGCTCCTCGCTGGTGTGGCCCCCAGGTCCCGGCAGCAGTGGTGGGTAAATCTGGCTGGCATGTGGGAAACCATCCCACTTGGGAAAGGCAACAAAATCCCCTGGCCAACACAAGTGCCACCACACTGGATTGTTCCAGGCTCAGTGGAGAGCAGGAGCCATGAGCTCCTACGTGCCGTGGGTAGTgagttgctgctgtttctgtgatttctggGGAGACTTCAAGGCTGTCCCAAAAAcattccagcagctggggaaatgGTTTTGTCCCGGGGAAGCCTTTGCACACTGTCCGGTGGCTGAAAGCCTTCAGTGTGTGAGCGAGGAGCTCAGTAATCACTGTCCTCATTGAGCCAGGGAAAATTATTGCTTGTTTCATCATGAAATCTCTTCCTGCGAGGTCTGGTAAGTTAAACACGTGATTGGTGACCTCTGGGATGTCACCCTGGCTGTCCC
This genomic interval from Corvus cornix cornix isolate S_Up_H32 chromosome 11, ASM73873v5, whole genome shotgun sequence contains the following:
- the NRN1L gene encoding neuritin-like protein isoform X1, with translation MGGGCWRLLGVVCPLLLHLATSQEPVSMAGQCDTIYKGFASCLISLGDSMAQSVRQQQQEEGGEEEQELDTICKSWDDFHTCASEVLSRCPVEAATIWESLRQESRKIQFQGNLQELCSARGRLASAQGSPAAETNQATLRGSATPLHPRLLALLALPLLLPRL
- the NRN1L gene encoding neuritin-like protein isoform X2; amino-acid sequence: MAPGRDREARATSQEPVSMAGQCDTIYKGFASCLISLGDSMAQSVRQQQQEEGGEEEQELDTICKSWDDFHTCASEVLSRCPVEAATIWESLRQESRKIQFQGNLQELCSARGRLASAQGSPAAETNQATLRGSATPLHPRLLALLALPLLLPRL